In one Pasteuria penetrans genomic region, the following are encoded:
- a CDS encoding metal ABC transporter solute-binding protein, Zn/Mn family encodes MINRRYIFWVGGCSLFLVALFLWILNTIQNSETTTIGPHRLKVTTTTNIMENLIKEIGGEDVEIRSLMGHGIDPHTYKATPGDLGKLRNADLIVASGLKLEGRTDEVIRKMSKKGKKVVQVGDHLPKDQLIQADGGSFDPHFWNNVNLYRKTVPIVAKALCEGTPGKCTDFQKRANLYDQKLIQLETEIRESLSSIPEERRVLITSHDAFSYMKAYGIEISSLQGINTSLEAGMNDIQRVIQTIVNRNIRSIFIETSAPKKGIEAIVEGAKQYKGITVRQGGTLFADSLDHPQRPAGTYLGMMRANVKTIVEGLK; translated from the coding sequence ATGATCAACCGTCGCTATATATTCTGGGTGGGTGGCTGTTCGTTATTCCTTGTAGCCCTCTTCCTGTGGATACTCAACACAATTCAGAACTCAGAAACCACCACAATCGGCCCGCACCGCCTGAAGGTAACCACCACCACCAACATCATGGAAAACCTCATCAAGGAAATTGGCGGTGAAGATGTAGAAATCAGGAGCCTCATGGGTCACGGAATTGACCCACATACCTATAAGGCTACCCCTGGGGATCTTGGTAAATTGCGAAACGCCGACCTCATTGTCGCAAGCGGACTGAAACTAGAAGGACGCACCGATGAGGTCATCAGGAAGATGAGCAAGAAAGGCAAAAAAGTCGTACAAGTAGGGGATCACCTTCCCAAAGATCAGCTCATTCAGGCTGATGGGGGGTCCTTCGATCCACACTTTTGGAACAACGTCAATCTATATCGAAAAACTGTTCCTATCGTTGCCAAAGCCCTTTGTGAGGGGACCCCGGGGAAATGCACAGACTTCCAAAAAAGAGCAAATCTTTACGACCAGAAACTCATTCAATTAGAGACCGAAATTCGGGAGAGCTTGTCTTCCATACCCGAGGAGAGGAGGGTACTCATCACCTCCCACGATGCCTTCTCCTACATGAAAGCATACGGAATAGAGATATCCAGTCTACAGGGTATAAACACCTCCTTGGAAGCCGGTATGAACGATATCCAACGGGTCATACAAACCATCGTAAACCGTAACATTCGTTCCATATTCATAGAAACAAGCGCACCCAAAAAGGGTATCGAGGCCATCGTTGAGGGCGCTAAACAATACAAAGGAATCACCGTACGTCAGGGGGGAACTTTATTTGCTGACTCCCTGGATCATCCACAAAGGCCCGCCGGTACCTACCTCGGCATGATGAGGGCCAATGTGAAAACCATTGTGGAGGGACTGAAATGA
- a CDS encoding metal ABC transporter ATP-binding protein, whose amino-acid sequence MENKGNTSRQGESIPNAFPPLDLKGVSVAYHHKYVLEQVSCKMEEGTLTGIFGPNGAGKSTLLKAIVGLTPSSQGEIEIYGAPYQKQRLRVGYVPQRESVNWDFPTHVFDVVLMGRYGKCGWFRRPTPEDRDIAWNCLEKVQLQDLAKRPLQQLSGGQQQRVFLARALTQDADIYLMDEPFAGVDATTEKSIVDVLKDLRDGGKTILVVHHDLHTAREYFDTMLLLNVRMVALGDPDEILHPEILQQAYGHIQSPLTPQGVTTRRRTG is encoded by the coding sequence ATGGAAAATAAAGGGAACACCTCCCGGCAAGGAGAATCGATCCCTAACGCCTTTCCTCCCCTAGATCTGAAAGGGGTATCCGTAGCCTACCACCACAAGTATGTTTTAGAACAGGTCAGTTGCAAAATGGAGGAAGGGACCCTAACAGGAATATTTGGTCCTAATGGGGCGGGAAAATCAACCCTACTCAAAGCTATTGTTGGTCTCACCCCCTCTTCCCAGGGGGAGATCGAGATTTACGGTGCGCCCTACCAGAAACAACGTCTTCGCGTAGGTTATGTTCCACAGCGCGAGAGTGTGAACTGGGACTTCCCCACCCATGTGTTCGACGTAGTCCTAATGGGACGCTATGGAAAATGTGGATGGTTCCGACGTCCTACCCCAGAGGATCGCGATATAGCCTGGAACTGTTTGGAGAAGGTACAACTACAAGACCTAGCCAAACGACCCTTACAGCAACTCTCTGGCGGCCAACAACAACGCGTCTTTCTCGCCCGTGCCCTGACACAAGATGCTGATATCTACTTAATGGATGAACCGTTTGCGGGTGTGGACGCCACTACAGAGAAATCCATCGTCGATGTCCTGAAAGATCTACGCGACGGAGGAAAAACAATCCTGGTGGTTCACCATGACCTACACACAGCAAGGGAATATTTCGATACCATGCTCTTGCTCAATGTACGTATGGTGGCCCTTGGTGATCCTGACGAAATCCTACATCCCGAGATTCTCCAACAAGCATATGGTCATATCCAGAGCCCCTTAACTCCTCAGGGGGTAACTACGCGACGCAGAACGGGGTGA